The Tripterygium wilfordii isolate XIE 37 chromosome 17, ASM1340144v1, whole genome shotgun sequence genome has a window encoding:
- the LOC119982575 gene encoding elongation factor G-2, mitochondrial-like isoform X1 has translation MARFPRSPKPSQLFSVYSSLRATSAPSPSPTADLLRGNFHILRHFSAGSAARAKADKEPWWKESMERLRNIGISAHIDSGKTTLTERVLFYTGRIHEIHEVRGRDGVGAKMDSMDLEREKGITIQSAATYCTWKDYQINIIDTPGHVDFTIEVERALRVLDGAILVLCSVGGVQSQSITVDRQMRRYEVPRLAFINKLDRMGADPWKVLGQARSKLRHHSAAVQVPIGLEDDFQGLIDLVRLKACYFHGSNGEKIVEEDIPANMEALVQEKRHELIETVSEVDDKLAELFLSDETISTEDLEEAIRRATIARKFVPVFMGSAFKNKGVQTLLDGVLSYLPCPIEVSNHALDQNKDEEKVTLSGTPSGPLVALAFKLEEGRFGQLTYLRIYEGIIRKGDFIVNVNTGKKIKVPRLVRMHSDEMEDIQEGHAGQIVAVFGVDCASGDTFTNGAVRYTMTSMNVPEPVMSLAVQPVSKDSGGQFSKALNRFQREDPTFRVGLDPESGQTIISGMGELHLDIYVERIRREYKVDATVGKPRVNFRETVTQRAEFDYLHKKQSGGQGQFGRVVGYIEPLPLGSTTKFEFDNMLVGQAIPSNFIPAIEKGFKEAANSGSLIGHPVENIRVVLNDGASHAVDSSELAFKLASIYAFRQCYTAAKPVILEPVMLVELKVPTEFQGTVAGDINKRKGVIVGNDQDADDSIITAHVPLNNMFGYSTALRSMTQGKGEFTMEYKEHLAVSQDVQMQLVNTYKASKGAE, from the exons ATGGCTCGGTTTCCAAGGTCTCCGAAGCCGTCCCAATTATTTTCTGTCTACTCCTCTCTCAGAGCGACGTCAGCTCCGTCGCCATCCCCAACAGCCGATCTCCTACGGGGAAACTTCCACATCCTACGCCACTTCTCTGCTGGAAGTGCGGCGAGGGCAAAGGCGGACAAGGAGCCATGGTGGAAAGAGTCGATGGAGCGGCTCCGCAACATTGGGATTTCGGCCCATATAGACTCCGGCAAGACGACGCTGACCGAACGGGTCTTATTCTATACCGGTCGCATTCACGAGATTCACGAGGTTCGTGGCCGCGATGGGGTTGGTGCCAAGATGGATTCGATGGACCTTGAGCGCGAGAAAGGCATCACCATCCAATCCGCTGCGACTTACTGCACATGGAAAGACTATCAG aTAAATATAATTGATACGCCGGGACATGTAGATTTTACAATTGAAGTGGAGAGGGCATTGCGAGTACTTGATGGTGCCATTCTTGTGCTTTGTAGTGTGGGAGGTGTGCAGAGTCAGTCCATTACCGTAGATAGACAAATGAGAAGATATGAAGTTCCAAGGCTTGCCTTTATTAACAAATTGGATAGGATGGGAGCCGATCCATGGAAGGTGTTGGGCCAG gCAAGGTCTAAACTACGGCATCACAGTGCAGCTGTGCAAGTTCCCATTGGGCTGGAAGATGATTTCCAAGGACTTATTGACCTCGTGCGGTTAAAAGCTTGTTACTTTCATGGTTCCAACGG TGAAAAGATTGTGGAGGAAGATATACCTGCCAATATGGAGGCCTTGGTTCAAGAGAAGCGCCATGAACTAATTGAAACAGTTTCTGAAGTTGATGACAAACTTGCTGAGCTCTTTCTGAGTGATGAGACTATATCTACTGAGGACCTTGAG GAGGCAATTCGCAGGGCAACTATAGCACGTAAATTTGTACCAGTATTTATGGGCAGTGCATTCAAGAACAAG GGAGTACAGACTCTTCTGGATGGTGTACTTAGTTATTTGCCTTGTCCTATTGAAGTTAGTAACCACGCTCTTGACCAAAACAAGGATGAGGAGAAG GTTACATTGTCTGGAACTCCAAGTGGACCTCTCGTCGCATTGGCTTTCAAGTTAGAGGAAGGGCGCTTTGGTCAGTTGACATATCTGAG GATCTACGAGGGTATCATTCGGAAGGGTGATTTTATAGTTAACGTAAACACTGGAAAGAAGATTAAG GTTCCCCGGTTGGTTCGTATGCATTCTGATGAAATGGAA GATATTCAAGAGGGACATGCTGGGCAAATAGTTGCTGTATTTGGTGTAGATTGTGCTTCAG GAGATACTTTTACAAATGGAGCAGTTAGATACACCATGACTTCAATGAATGTACCTGAGCCAGTGATGTCATTGGCTGTTCAACCAGTCTCAAAAGACTCAGGGGGACAA TTTTCGAAAGCTTTGAACCGTTTTCAGAGGGAAGATCCTACTTTCCGTGTCGGTTTGGATCCTGAAAGTGGACAG ACAATTATTTCTGGGATGGGAGAGCTGCATTTGGACATATATGTGGAACGTATTCGGAGAGAGTACAAG GTTGATGCAACTGTTGGAAAGCCAAGAGTGAACTTCAGAGAGACTGTTACTCAACGTGCTGAATTTGATTATTTGCATAAAAAACAATCTGGTGGGCAAGGTCAATTTGGACGAGTAGTTGG GTATATAGAACCGCTTCCTCTAGGGTCAACCACTAAGTTTGAATTCGATAACATGCTTGTGGGGCAAGCTATACCGTCTAATTTTATCCCAGCAATCGAGAAGGGTTTTAAAGAAGCTGCCAATTC GGGTTCTTTAATCGGGCATCCAGTTGAAAATATTCGTGTCGTCTTAAATGATGGTGCTTCCCATGCTGTGGATTCTAGTGAGCTTGCATTTAAGCTAGCTTCAATATATGCTTTTAGACAG TGTTATACTGCTGCCAAACCTGTGATATTGGAACCTGTTATGTTGGTAGAATTGAAAGTGCCAACAGAATTTCAGGGAACTGTTGCTGGTGATATTAACAA GAGAAAAGGTGTGATTGTTGGAAATGATCAAGATGCTGATGACTCTATCATAACTGCACAT GTCCCTCTGAATAATATGTTTGGCTACTCTACGGCTCTTCGCTCAATGACACAG GGCAAAGGTGAATTCACAATGGAATACAAAGAGCATTTGGCAGTTTCTCAAGATGTGCAGATGCAATTGGTCAACACTTACAAGGCAAGCAAGGGAGCTGAATAG
- the LOC119982575 gene encoding elongation factor G-2, mitochondrial-like isoform X2, protein MGLVPRWIRWTLSARKASPSNPLRLTAHGKTISVGGVQSQSITVDRQMRRYEVPRLAFINKLDRMGADPWKVLGQARSKLRHHSAAVQVPIGLEDDFQGLIDLVRLKACYFHGSNGEKIVEEDIPANMEALVQEKRHELIETVSEVDDKLAELFLSDETISTEDLEEAIRRATIARKFVPVFMGSAFKNKGVQTLLDGVLSYLPCPIEVSNHALDQNKDEEKVTLSGTPSGPLVALAFKLEEGRFGQLTYLRIYEGIIRKGDFIVNVNTGKKIKVPRLVRMHSDEMEDIQEGHAGQIVAVFGVDCASGDTFTNGAVRYTMTSMNVPEPVMSLAVQPVSKDSGGQFSKALNRFQREDPTFRVGLDPESGQTIISGMGELHLDIYVERIRREYKVDATVGKPRVNFRETVTQRAEFDYLHKKQSGGQGQFGRVVGYIEPLPLGSTTKFEFDNMLVGQAIPSNFIPAIEKGFKEAANSGSLIGHPVENIRVVLNDGASHAVDSSELAFKLASIYAFRQCYTAAKPVILEPVMLVELKVPTEFQGTVAGDINKRKGVIVGNDQDADDSIITAHVPLNNMFGYSTALRSMTQGKGEFTMEYKEHLAVSQDVQMQLVNTYKASKGAE, encoded by the exons ATGGGGTTGGTGCCAAGATGGATTCGATGGACCTTGAGCGCGAGAAAGGCATCACCATCCAATCCGCTGCGACTTACTGCACATGGAAAGACTATCAG TGTGGGAGGTGTGCAGAGTCAGTCCATTACCGTAGATAGACAAATGAGAAGATATGAAGTTCCAAGGCTTGCCTTTATTAACAAATTGGATAGGATGGGAGCCGATCCATGGAAGGTGTTGGGCCAG gCAAGGTCTAAACTACGGCATCACAGTGCAGCTGTGCAAGTTCCCATTGGGCTGGAAGATGATTTCCAAGGACTTATTGACCTCGTGCGGTTAAAAGCTTGTTACTTTCATGGTTCCAACGG TGAAAAGATTGTGGAGGAAGATATACCTGCCAATATGGAGGCCTTGGTTCAAGAGAAGCGCCATGAACTAATTGAAACAGTTTCTGAAGTTGATGACAAACTTGCTGAGCTCTTTCTGAGTGATGAGACTATATCTACTGAGGACCTTGAG GAGGCAATTCGCAGGGCAACTATAGCACGTAAATTTGTACCAGTATTTATGGGCAGTGCATTCAAGAACAAG GGAGTACAGACTCTTCTGGATGGTGTACTTAGTTATTTGCCTTGTCCTATTGAAGTTAGTAACCACGCTCTTGACCAAAACAAGGATGAGGAGAAG GTTACATTGTCTGGAACTCCAAGTGGACCTCTCGTCGCATTGGCTTTCAAGTTAGAGGAAGGGCGCTTTGGTCAGTTGACATATCTGAG GATCTACGAGGGTATCATTCGGAAGGGTGATTTTATAGTTAACGTAAACACTGGAAAGAAGATTAAG GTTCCCCGGTTGGTTCGTATGCATTCTGATGAAATGGAA GATATTCAAGAGGGACATGCTGGGCAAATAGTTGCTGTATTTGGTGTAGATTGTGCTTCAG GAGATACTTTTACAAATGGAGCAGTTAGATACACCATGACTTCAATGAATGTACCTGAGCCAGTGATGTCATTGGCTGTTCAACCAGTCTCAAAAGACTCAGGGGGACAA TTTTCGAAAGCTTTGAACCGTTTTCAGAGGGAAGATCCTACTTTCCGTGTCGGTTTGGATCCTGAAAGTGGACAG ACAATTATTTCTGGGATGGGAGAGCTGCATTTGGACATATATGTGGAACGTATTCGGAGAGAGTACAAG GTTGATGCAACTGTTGGAAAGCCAAGAGTGAACTTCAGAGAGACTGTTACTCAACGTGCTGAATTTGATTATTTGCATAAAAAACAATCTGGTGGGCAAGGTCAATTTGGACGAGTAGTTGG GTATATAGAACCGCTTCCTCTAGGGTCAACCACTAAGTTTGAATTCGATAACATGCTTGTGGGGCAAGCTATACCGTCTAATTTTATCCCAGCAATCGAGAAGGGTTTTAAAGAAGCTGCCAATTC GGGTTCTTTAATCGGGCATCCAGTTGAAAATATTCGTGTCGTCTTAAATGATGGTGCTTCCCATGCTGTGGATTCTAGTGAGCTTGCATTTAAGCTAGCTTCAATATATGCTTTTAGACAG TGTTATACTGCTGCCAAACCTGTGATATTGGAACCTGTTATGTTGGTAGAATTGAAAGTGCCAACAGAATTTCAGGGAACTGTTGCTGGTGATATTAACAA GAGAAAAGGTGTGATTGTTGGAAATGATCAAGATGCTGATGACTCTATCATAACTGCACAT GTCCCTCTGAATAATATGTTTGGCTACTCTACGGCTCTTCGCTCAATGACACAG GGCAAAGGTGAATTCACAATGGAATACAAAGAGCATTTGGCAGTTTCTCAAGATGTGCAGATGCAATTGGTCAACACTTACAAGGCAAGCAAGGGAGCTGAATAG
- the LOC119981633 gene encoding 3-hydroxyisobutyryl-CoA hydrolase-like protein 1, mitochondrial, with amino-acid sequence MKRSLIRRCFQTCRSLSEYRNFASHPNCAVLDDLDSQVLVEGRAYSRTAILNRPSALNALNTNMGARLLKLYRSWEEDPDIGFVALKGSGRAFCAGGDIVSIFVLMNEGRVEDCKEFFRTLYTFIYLLGTYLKPHVSLLNGITMGGGAGVSIPGTFKVATNKTVFATPETLIGFHPDAGASFYLSHLPGHLGEYLALTGEKLDGAEMIACGLATHYSHITKLQLIEEQLAQLVTDDPSSVESSLEKYGDLVHADKMSVLHRIETVDKCFGLDTIEEIIDVLEIEASRTNDPWCTSTLRRLKEASPLSLKVSLRSIREGRFQTLDQCLVREYRMSLQGISKKITNDFCEGVRARLVDKDLMPKWDPPTLELVSSDMVEQYFSSLSECEPDLDLPTEQREAFT; translated from the exons ATGAAGAGGTCACTGATAAGGCGCTGCTTCCAGACTTGCCGCTCTCTCTCAGAGTACAGAAACTTTGCTTCTCATCCAAACTGTGCTGTCCTCGATGATCTTGATAGCCAA GTATTAGTTGAAGGCAGAGCTTATTCAAGAACTGCAATTCTCAATAGGCCCTCAGCTCTCAATGCTCTCAATACCAACATG GGTGCTAGATTGTTAAAACTGTACAGATCATGGGAAGAAGATCCCGATATTGGTTTTGTGGCTTTGAAA GGCAGTGGCAGGGCTTTTTGTGCTGGTGGAGACATCGTTTCTATCTTTGTCTTGATGAATGAAG GGAGGGTAGAAGATTGCAAGGAATTTTTTAGGACGCTATACACCTTTATATACCTGCTAGGTACATATTTGAAGCCGCAT GTTTCTCTTTTGAATGGGATTACCATGGGTGGTGGGGCTGGAGTATCAATTCCTGGGACATTCAAGGTTGCAACAAATAAAACT GTTTTTGCCACCCCTGAAACTCTGATTGGTTTCCATCCTGATGCTGGTGCATCCTTTTACCTCTCCCATCTACCTGGGCATTTAg GGGAATACTTAGCACTGACTGGAGAAAAGCTTGATGGGGCAGAAATGATTGCTTGCGGGCTTGCTACACACTACTCACATATCACA AagcttcaattaattgaagagCAGCTTGCACAATTGGTTACAGATGATCCTTCTTCCGTGGAATCTTCTTTGGAAAAATATGGTGACCTTGTCCATGCAGATAAGATGAGTGTACTTCACAG GATTGAAACAGTTGACAAATGTTTTGGCCTTGACACAATTGAAGAAATAATCGATGTCTTG GAGATTGAGGCTTCACGAACTAATGACCCATGGTGCACTTCTACTCTTAGAAGACTAAAAGAAGCTTCCCCATTGAGCCTGAAAGTTTCCTTAAGATCG aTACGAGAAGGTCGATTTCAGACACTAGATCAGTGCTTGGTTCGTGAGTATCGAATGTCTCTTCAAGGGATATCCAAGAAGATTACCAACGACTTCTGCGAG GGAGTTCGGGCACGACTGGTTGACAAGGACTTGATGCCAAAG TGGGATCCTCCGACCTTGGAGCTGGTGTCTAGTGATATGGTTGAGcagtatttttcttctcttagtGAATGTGAGCCTGATCTTGACCTTCCAACAGAACAGCGAGAGGCATTCACTTGA
- the LOC119981634 gene encoding ATP-dependent RNA helicase DEAH12, chloroplastic-like encodes MATAMKEMPAPRKPETTGSRKKPKLEKTEAAQIEIVDLDAFCLTPISPKGTSKKNAISVEQDSENRDIQLASLFKSLSNKVNFIDLEDGQEYYSGDDDDDVKLLNFKPLGTSFGKRRKPFFNPSESETGQSSNSQKLEFLCDICVEPKTTQDWFRIKGCSHAYCRDCVIKYVAYKLQDNITGIGCPVPECGGLLEPEYCRSILPKEVFDRWGNALCEAVILGSQKFYCPYKDCSALMIDDGKEIIRESKCLNCRRKICAHCKVIWHVGIECEEFQKLHKDERDREDLMLMKLAKNRRWKRCPACKFFVARNKGCSHMNCRCGTGFCYKCGDVWTWDHYCKKGGMRI; translated from the exons ATGGCAACTGCGATGAAAGAGATGCCAGCACCGCGAAAACCAGAGACAACAGGATCAAGAAAGAAGCCAAAGCTGGAGAAAACAGAGGCAGCCCAGATTGAAATTGTGGACCTTGATGCGTTTTGCTTGACACCCATCTCTCCCAAAGGCACGTCCAAGAAAAACGCAATCTCAGTCGAGCAGGACAGTGAAAACAGAGACATACAGTTGGCCTCTCTCTTCAAGTCCCTCAGCAATAAAGTAAATTTCATAGACCTCGAGGACGGTCAAGAGTACTACTCTggagatgatgatgacgatgtaAAGTTACTAAATTTCAAACCTTTAGGTACTTCTTTTggtaagagaagaaaacccttttTCAATCCTTCAGAGTCTGAAACTGGGCAGTCTTCGAATTCCCAAAAATTAGAGTTTTTATGTGATATATGTGTTGAACCCAAGACTACGCAGGATTGGTTCAGAATTAAGGGTTGCAGCCATGCTTATTGTAGAGATTGCGTGATCAAGTATGTTGCTTATAAGTTGCAAGATAATATTACAGGCATCGGATGCCCGGTCCCCGAATGTGGAGGATTGTTGGAGCCTGAATATTGTCGATCTATACTCCCTAAGGAGGTTTTTGATAGGTGGGGTAATGCATTGTGTGAGGCTGTCATTCTTGGTTCTCAAAAGTTCTATTGCCCGTATAAGGACTGCTCGGCACTAATGATTGATGATGGAAAAGAGATTATTAGGGAATCTAAGTGTTTGAATTGTAGGAGAAAAATTTGTGCACACTGTAAGGTCATCTGGCATGTGGGGATTGAATGCGAGGAATTTCAGAAATTGCATAAAGATGAAAGGGATAGGGAAGATCTCATGTTAATGAAGCTCGCAAAGAACAGACGCTGGAAGAGGTGTCCTGCCTGCAAGTTCTTTGTTGCAAGAAACAAAGGTTGCTCGCATATGAATTGCAG GTGTGGAACTGGTTTCTGTTACAAGTGTGGTGATGTGTGGACCTGGGACCATTATTGTAAGAAGGGAGGAATGAGGATATGA